Below is a genomic region from Gammaproteobacteria bacterium CG11_big_fil_rev_8_21_14_0_20_46_22.
TCACGCACCTGAGGCAGCCAAACGTTTCAAGCCCGGCCAGTTTTATCGCCTTCAAAATTATGAAACACATGCGCGCACCAAACACAACACACGCCTTCAAATGGAGCCTTTGGCTTTGTTGGCCAGCCGTGCCGATAGTGATCAAGGCACTGTGACGACTCTGCTCATCAACCGCGGCGTGAGTTCAGCGATCGCGCAAACGATGGAAGCCGGCGAACCGGCCAGCCTCATGGGCCCAACGGGTGTGCGATCAAAAATCCCCAACACACCGCAAAATATTTTAATTATCGCCAACGAGATTGGCTTGGCTTATGCACTGGCCCTAACGCCCGCACTGCGCGACGCAAACTGCCCCGTCACTTTGCTAGCCTACGCCGAAAATAAAAAGGATTTCTTCTATCAAGATGAACTCAATAAACTGTGTGATAACACACACTGGATCACTGACTCACCTGAAAAATATTTAATGACACACCCTGAAATCATTAAAGGGCAAGATCGCATCACCCTTTTCGGCGATGCGTGTTTATTAAAAAACATTCAAGCCTTGAGAAGCGGCACATTAGCTCACCTATTCAAACCCGAAGCCCGAGTCTATGGCAGTGTCCACAGCACCATGCAGTGCATGCTCAAAGGTGTGTGTGCACAATGCTTACAGTGGCAAATTGATCCAGCAACAGGCAAGCGCACAAAAGCGGTGTTTGCTTGCTCTTGGCAAGATCAACCGCTAGAGATGATTGATTTTGATAATTACGCTGAGCGCAGCCTGCAAAACAAAATGAGCGAAACCTTATCTCGCTTATGGTACGAACACATCAACAAGGAGGTTACACATGGGTAAACAACGCAAAACCTGCACCATGGCCGAAGTGATGCCGCCGGAGCGCGCCAACTTCACCGGTCACATTCACGGTGGGTATATTATGTTACTCATGGATCGCGTGGCCTATGCTTGCGCGGCACGCTACTGCGGCAAAGACGTGGTCACCATTTCTGTCGACCAAGTGATTTTCAAACAACCTATTTACGTGGGCGAACTCGTGACCTTTAAAGCCAGCGTAAATTACACTGGCAACACTTCGATGGAAATTGGGATTAACGTCACCGCCGAAAATGTGAAAACCGGCGAAGCTCGCCACACGAATAGCTGCTATATCAATATGGTCGCCATCGATGATAACGGCAAACCGGCTGTTGTGCCCAAACTCGCCTTAGACACTGAGCTTGATCAGCGCCGATTCAAAGAAGCCGAATTGCGACGCAAGCTTCATCGCGAACAAAGCGCGCGGCATGAAGCCATCAAACAGCAGACCTAGCCTACCCTCGTTAAACTTGTCATACAACTCACTCCTCGAACGGTGCCAACTGGTGCGAAAAAAGGTAACCACGAAGGACGAGGTGCGCCGGGGTTTGAAAAACTCGCCGGCGCGATAGCGCTGGCGTCACTGCGTTGTCGAGAAACAGCCGGTGTCTGTGCTTGACTACTTTTCATTATGAATCCCCCCTAGACTATCCTTGTTCATTTTATGCTCAATTTATTAAGCAAACCTTAAAAGTGGAATATTATTAACCAAAAAATGGCGGGGATATAAAACTCCCATTGAATTCAAAAACTTGCTAGACTGATCGGCATGAAAAAGAATCACTTAGCACAATATGGCCTCTTGGCTGTCATCGTAGGCTTTACTGCATCCTTATTTTATATCTTTGATTTTGTCGCGCGCGTCATGCCTTCTGCCATGACACACGAACTTATGCAAGCCTTTAGCGTGCAAGCGGGCGCACTGGGCGTGCTCTCATCACTCTTCTTTTACGGCTACGCCCCCATGCAAATTCCTGCGGGTATTTTGCTGGATAAATTAGGCGCCAGAAAAGTGCTCACCTTGTCTTTGTTATTCAGCGCATTGGCCACACTGGCCTTCGCCTACACCAGCCACCTGGGTGTGGCCATGGTCTGCCGTTTTATCATGGGTTTTATGGCCGCCTTTGCTTATATTGGTGCACTCAAAGTAGGTGCACATTGGTTTAAAGCCCAACACTTTGCAATCTACGCAAGCCTTGTGCAAATTTTTGGTTGTGTAGGTGCAATTGTTGGCGAAGGCCCTGTGGCCAAACTCACCGCAGAATACGGTTGGCAACACGCCAGCATTCTAGTTGCGGTGCTCGGCTTTATCTTTGCCGTGCTCACCGTGCTGATTGTGCGAAACCACCCACCCAAGCCTTGGGCAAATTACATTGGTCACACCATTAATCTCGCGGAAAAAGAAAAATCCCTGCCCTTCTGGCATATTTTCAAAAGCCGCACGATTTGGGTGAGCGCCTTATACGGCTTTGCGATTTGGTCGCCCATCAGTATTTTTGCCGTATTATGGGGCGTGCCGTTTCTCTCACGCGCCTACCACTTAACGAATGTGAACGCAGCCAGCAGTTTATCTTTTGTTTGGATTGGCGTGGCTGTCGGTGGGCCCATCATCACCACGCTTTCAAGCTGGCTAAAACAGCGACGCTTGATGATGATAGCAAGCTCGCTTATCGGCTTAATTAGCGGCGTGTGGATGATTTATTTCCCACCGAGCTCAACAGCTTTGCTCATTATTTTCTTGCTACTCTTTGGTGCTGCAGCCTCATCCATGGCCTTAACGTTCGCCTTGATCATGGATACGCAACCCAAATCTTTGATCGCCACAGCGTCTGGCTTCATCAACATGGCCATTGTACTTGGCGGATTAACATTGCAGCCCGCCGTAGGTTTTATTTTAGATGCGATTTGGAAAGGCCAGGTTGATGCCAGTGGCGGCCCCATCTACTCGATCGGTGATTACCAAACAGGCTTAATGGTCGTGCCCATCTCTTTCGCGATTGCGCTACTGACAGCCCTATTTCTAGTGCAAAAAAAGTAGCAACGATTTTACCTTTCCCGGATTACCACCCGTCTTCGCTTTCGCTACGACGAGGTTCAATCCAGACTACATTCACGAAGCAGCAACAAACTAACGTAGCAACCGTCTTTGCGAGGAGCGACGCGACGAAGCAATCTCCATATTAATGAGCAAGATTGCCGCGCTCACTATCGTTCGCTCGCAATGACATTGGCGATAAAATGTAGCCTGTTGACGAGCTCAGCGAGGATAACCCGGGTTTAAATTTCCCGGATTATCACGCCTTCGGCGTTCCATCCAAACGATGCAAGCAAGTTTTTACAGCGTACTCTGAACCGCGATTAAACGCTGCAAATCAGGCTCGCTAGGGTAATTTAGCTTGATGACATTGATCGTGTGAGCTGCTGCCGATTTCAAACCCAAACGCTGGTACGACATAGCCATCAACACCAAAGCCCCTGGTACAGCAGTGCTTTGTTGGAAGTGCTGAACCACCAAGTTCGCACGATTAGCGGCGGCCACATAGGAATGGCGCTCAAAATAAAATTTAGCAATTTCCAAGTTATGCAAGGCAATAATATTACGGATATACACCATACGGCGACGCGCATCTGGCGCATACTTACTGTGCGGATAGTCGCTGATGATATGCTGAAAATCCAAAAACGATTTTTGCACATCATCCAAACCGCGTTGGGCATAGTCGGTGTCGTAATGCTGATCCAAGAAACTTCGGTTTCGGTAAAATTCAGACAAACCACGCATGTAATAGGCATAGGCGACGTCTTTATCCATAGGGTACAGCTGAATAAAGCGATCCGCGGAGGCCAAGGTCATGCCCACATCGTCGTTTTTATAATAACAATAAATAATATCTAACTGCGCATTTTTCGCGTATTGTCCGAACGGATACAAGGTCAACAAGCCTTCAAAATGTTTGGTGCATTGATCCCAGTCTTGGTGGAATAAGGCATGGCGCCCACCCAAATAAATCTGTTTCTCTGTTTTGCCTTTGTAAGGAGCACCCGGATCATCAACGGCAACATCCTTTGAGCAGGCACTCAAAAGAAGGGCCGCGGCTGTTAGTAAGGCAAATAAGTGTAATCGACGTTTTATCATGCTCTATTATCTTGTATGCTATTCAATGCTTGGCGATTATAACGAGCTTTTAGCTCTCTGGCTATCACTGTAATGAACAACACAATTGAACACAATTTAATCATCCCGGAAAACTGTCACGGCATGCGATTCGACGCGGCTGCTGCATCACTGTTACCCGATTACTCCAGAGCCAAACTCAAAGCCTGGATTCAATCGGGTGAACTCACCTTAAACGAAGAAACGGCACTCCCCAAACACAAAGTTAACGTCGGTGACACTTTACGTTTACACACCCAGCTAGCCGATGAAGGTGATTGGCAAGGCGAAAATATTACCTTGAATATCGTATTTGAAGACGAGAACCTGATGATCATCAACAAACCGTCCGGGCTTGTCGTTCACCCAGCCGCCGGCAACCACAGTGGCACACTCGTCAATGCGCTCATTTTCCATGAACCTGAGCTTAAGCAGCTACCCCGCGCTGGTATCGTTCATCGACTTGACAAAGACACCACAGGCCTAATGGTCGTGGCCAAAACACCCAGCGCACACCAGCACTTAGTGCGCGAGATACACGCACGCGATATTCATCGCCACTATAAAGCGCTAGTGTACGGTGCCCTCACCGGCGGTGGCACCGTTGATCAACCGATGGGGCGACATGCCAAAAACCGTTTAAAAATGGCAGTTGTGCATAGCGGCAAACCGGCCGTCACACATTTTCGTATTGCTGAGCGTTTTAAGCATTTCACATTACTCGATGTGCAGCTTGAAACCGGCCGAACGCATCAAATTCGTGTGCACATGGCTCACCGACTCAACCCCATCGTGGGTGATCCAGTGTATGCCAAGCTTCGCCTACCGCAAGGCGCGGATGAAACCTTGAAACAAGCCCTAAGAGACTTTACTCGCCAAGCACTGCATGCTGCGCATTTAAGCCTAACGCACCCTGTCACAGGCGAGCGTTTAAGTTTTGACGCACCACTGCCTGACGATATAAAAGATTTGCTTGAAGTTATTCGAAACCATGATCATTAAGCCTAACTGGCCAGCACCCGCCAATGTGTTCGCGGCATCAACCACCCGTCAAGGTGGCGTGAGCCAAGCACCTTTTGACACGTTTAATGTGGCACACCACGTGGGTGATTCTCCTGACGACGTTCAGAAAAATCGCGTGATTCTTCGTGAAACTTTAGCGTTGCCTAGCGAGCCCTTGTGGCTAAACCAAACACACTCTAACAGTGTGAGCACGGGCGGCAATTGCGAAGCCGATGCGGCCTATACGCGCGAACCAAATACTCCACTGGTGATCATGACCGCTGATTGCTTGCCGATTTTATTGTGTGACACAG
It encodes:
- a CDS encoding MFS transporter; this encodes MKKNHLAQYGLLAVIVGFTASLFYIFDFVARVMPSAMTHELMQAFSVQAGALGVLSSLFFYGYAPMQIPAGILLDKLGARKVLTLSLLFSALATLAFAYTSHLGVAMVCRFIMGFMAAFAYIGALKVGAHWFKAQHFAIYASLVQIFGCVGAIVGEGPVAKLTAEYGWQHASILVAVLGFIFAVLTVLIVRNHPPKPWANYIGHTINLAEKEKSLPFWHIFKSRTIWVSALYGFAIWSPISIFAVLWGVPFLSRAYHLTNVNAASSLSFVWIGVAVGGPIITTLSSWLKQRRLMMIASSLIGLISGVWMIYFPPSSTALLIIFLLLFGAAASSMALTFALIMDTQPKSLIATASGFINMAIVLGGLTLQPAVGFILDAIWKGQVDASGGPIYSIGDYQTGLMVVPISFAIALLTALFLVQKK
- a CDS encoding 23S rRNA pseudouridine(1911/1915/1917) synthase RluD; this encodes MNNTIEHNLIIPENCHGMRFDAAAASLLPDYSRAKLKAWIQSGELTLNEETALPKHKVNVGDTLRLHTQLADEGDWQGENITLNIVFEDENLMIINKPSGLVVHPAAGNHSGTLVNALIFHEPELKQLPRAGIVHRLDKDTTGLMVVAKTPSAHQHLVREIHARDIHRHYKALVYGALTGGGTVDQPMGRHAKNRLKMAVVHSGKPAVTHFRIAERFKHFTLLDVQLETGRTHQIRVHMAHRLNPIVGDPVYAKLRLPQGADETLKQALRDFTRQALHAAHLSLTHPVTGERLSFDAPLPDDIKDLLEVIRNHDH
- a CDS encoding outer membrane protein assembly factor BamD, translated to MIKRRLHLFALLTAAALLLSACSKDVAVDDPGAPYKGKTEKQIYLGGRHALFHQDWDQCTKHFEGLLTLYPFGQYAKNAQLDIIYCYYKNDDVGMTLASADRFIQLYPMDKDVAYAYYMRGLSEFYRNRSFLDQHYDTDYAQRGLDDVQKSFLDFQHIISDYPHSKYAPDARRRMVYIRNIIALHNLEIAKFYFERHSYVAAANRANLVVQHFQQSTAVPGALVLMAMSYQRLGLKSAAAHTINVIKLNYPSEPDLQRLIAVQSTL
- a CDS encoding acyl-CoA thioesterase, coding for MGKQRKTCTMAEVMPPERANFTGHIHGGYIMLLMDRVAYACAARYCGKDVVTISVDQVIFKQPIYVGELVTFKASVNYTGNTSMEIGINVTAENVKTGEARHTNSCYINMVAIDDNGKPAVVPKLALDTELDQRRFKEAELRRKLHREQSARHEAIKQQT